From a region of the Bombus terrestris chromosome 8, iyBomTerr1.2, whole genome shotgun sequence genome:
- the LOC100647464 gene encoding RNA-binding protein 48 isoform X1, with the protein MICGVPKLQLGDEVRKLVEPYGNIKNIHVVSDYPTEEFTEAYYVQYDRIQNARIAKRFIDGKNFYGGSLHVFYAPELESVSETRAKLLQRRREVAIRIRKNQQDVLNLNTDKFVPKEQYNRRKKTPALPLTQERLWQQYPGETLFSIYDGIPQSLDPRPICEPSLPSTSSEYQEDTASNSLQSPYYPTEAIIIQASEFKETTSKLDCVRNKRKNYKGQSINNNLKVRVIKPQIVNTSAIAKWDTSNKNIFSNPKKAQNNIIIKLIPKSENEKKRIVIKDPSVTQLVQPSENLQLSIEKAKSQVRAAMQMNNKENP; encoded by the exons ATGATATGTGGAGTGCCAAAACTCCAATTAGGTGATGAAGTGAGAAAGCTTGTTGAACCTTAtggtaatattaaaaacatacaTGTAGTGTCTGATTATCCCACAGAGGAATTTACAGAAGCATATTATGTACAATATGATCGTATACAAAATGCAAG aataGCAAAGCGATTCATTGACGGCAAAAATTTTTATGGAGGTTCACTACATGTTTTTTATGCACCTGAACTTGAAAGTGTCTCAGAAACTAGAGCTAAGCTTCTTCAACGTCGAAGAGAAGTAGCTATACGTATAAGAAAAAATCAACAAGATGTATTAAATCTAAATACTGATAAATTTGTTCCAAA AGAACAatataatagaagaaaaaaaacaccTGCTTTACCACTGACACAAGAGCGCCTCTGGCAACAATATCCTGGAGaaacattattttctatttatgaTGGTATACCACAAAGTCTAGATCCAAGGCCAATATGTGAACCTAGTCTACCATCAACATCATCTGAATATCAAGAGGATACTGCATCTAATTCATTGCAAAGTCCCTATTATCCAACTGAAGCTATTATTATTCAAGCAAGTGAATTTAAAGAAACTACGTCAAAATTGGACTGtgtaagaaacaaaagaaaaaattacaagGGACagtctattaataataatctcaAAGTTAGAGTTATCAAACCACAAATTGTCAATACAAGTGCTATAGCAAAATGGGATACTTcaaataagaatatattttctaatccAAAGAAGGCtcagaataatataattattaaattaataccaAAAagtgaaaatgagaaaaaaaggaTTGTGATAAAAGATCCAAG TGTTACCCAGTTAGTACAACCAAGTGAAAATCTGCAGTTGTCAATTGAGAAAGCCAAATCTCAGGTACGAGCAGCAATGCAAATGAACAACAAGGAAAATCCATGA
- the LOC100647341 gene encoding uncharacterized protein LOC100647341 isoform X1, whose amino-acid sequence MGNYVNKFFPRNTEAYNNKMEKEEIRCPSSTDEVTLEKDIMETPPIVRKTLIDPRSITSGINRTPIEVNCTPLGTNKKMISAIPKHLQTKRYLETDIDKIMLCLTPVKHFMPKAIDIPKVQLPTTEDKGADIPLTPTTSNLNNEKVITDIEKERFNILGLDPRSPAANFDRTPILMPKSIKRLRARSQEFLHRAGSYDTDIFYPKFSYCETSSQFNVTEVQALPSLTATDVKSLNSVINDCDNKSKSPELLYSSHSSGNESTSAIEIFASAKEELEDQNEFQRISGQNKFNGVCVKKDIEEKKTCVTSNDIIKVWRDSLILDESQALETSELDNVQIIEEKIAQVSKEEVIITFDDDNIAKLANFESEKTKIDTIRKKKKNLKSEVKIPIDEKKFSNSINKDGSESTKIRTPLGNRSNNGQVQTLLIKSPQQVFRNKGIASKILQENTPPHKKHITKSKLGGIQWDPDSTVII is encoded by the exons ATGGGAAATTATGTTAATAAGTTTTTCCCTCGTAATACTGAGGCTTATAAcaataaaatggaaaaagaagaaataagatGTCCATCATCTACTGATGAAGTAACTCTTGAGAAAGACATTATGGAAACTCCACCAATAGTTCGTAAAACATTAATTGATCCTAGATCAATAACAAGTGGAATAAATCGTACACCAATAGAA GTGAATTGTACACCACttggaacaaataaaaaaatgatatcaGCAATTCCAAAACATTTACAGACTAAACGATATTTGGAAACAGATATAGATAAAATAATGCTATGTTTAACTCCAGTAAAACATTTTATGCCAAAAGCAATAGATATTCCAAAAGTGCAACTGCCAACAACG GAAGATAAAGGTGCTGATATTCCTTTAACACCGACAACTAgtaatttaaataatgaaaaggTAATTACTGATATAGAAAAGGAACGTTTTAATATCTTGGGACTTGATCCTCGATCTCCAGCTGCAAATTTTGACAGAACGCCAATTTTAATGCCAAAATCTATAAAACGTTTAAGAGCAAGATCTCAAGAATTTTTACATAGAGCTGGTAGTTACGATACAGATATATTTTATCCAAAATTTTCATATTGTGAAACATCATCACAATTCAATGTTACTGAAGTACAGGCTTTACCTAGTTTAACCGCAACTGATGTAAAATCTTTGAATTCAGTCATTAATGATTGCGATAACAAATCCAAATCACctgaattattatattctagTCATTCATCTGGAAATGAATCTACTTCAGCAATTG aaatatttgcatCAGCAAAGGAAGAATTGGAAGATCAGAATGAATTTCAAAGAATCTCAGGGCAAAACAAGTTCAATGGTGTATGTGTGAAGAAGGatatagaagaaaagaaaacatgtGTTACTAGTAATGATATAATTAAAGTATGGAGAGATTCATTGATATTGGATGAGTCTCAAGCACTAGAAACAAGTGAATTAGACAATGTACAAATTATTGAAGAAAAAATAGCACAAGTATCTAAAGAAGAAGTAATTATAACATTTGATGATGATAATATAGCAAAACTAGCTAATTTTGAAAGTGAAAAAACTAAAATAGATacaattagaaaaaagaaaaaaaatctaaaatcaGAAGTGAAAATTCCAATagatgaaaagaaattttctaattctatTAATAAAGATGGAAGTGAATCTACAAAG attCGAACTCCTCTCGGAAATCGTTCAAATAATGGACAAGTACaaacattattaataaaatcacCACAACAGGTATTTAGGAACAAAGGTATTGCCTCAAAAATATTGCAAGAAAACACACCACCACACAAGAAACATATTACAAAATCGAAATTAGGTGGTATACAGTGGGATCCAGATTCAACAGTTATCATTTAg
- the LOC100647464 gene encoding RNA-binding protein 48 isoform X2, producing MDDKCVITKLPHHVQQKLCHTRPPYRQGKRLTSVKVYTINDESKHLMICGVPKLQLGDEVRKLVEPYGNIKNIHVVSDYPTEEFTEAYYVQYDRIQNARIAKRFIDGKNFYGGSLHVFYAPELESVSETRAKLLQRRREVAIRIRKNQQDVLNLNTDKFVPKEQYNRRKKTPALPLTQERLWQQYPGETLFSIYDGIPQSLDPRPICEPSLPSTSSEYQEDTASNSLQSPYYPTEAIIIQASEFKETTSKLDCVRNKRKNYKGQSINNNLKVRVIKPQIVNTSAIAKWDTSNKNIFSNPKKAQNNIIIKLIPKSENEKKRIVIKDPSVTQLVQPSENLQLSIEKAKSQVRAAMQMNNKENP from the exons ATGGATGATAAATGCGTCATAACAAAGCTTCCTCATCACGTACAACAAAAATTGTGTCATACACGACCTCCTTATAGACAAGGGAAAAGATTGACGTCTGTGAAG GTTTATACAATAAATGATGAATCAAAACACTTAATGATATGTGGAGTGCCAAAACTCCAATTAGGTGATGAAGTGAGAAAGCTTGTTGAACCTTAtggtaatattaaaaacatacaTGTAGTGTCTGATTATCCCACAGAGGAATTTACAGAAGCATATTATGTACAATATGATCGTATACAAAATGCAAG aataGCAAAGCGATTCATTGACGGCAAAAATTTTTATGGAGGTTCACTACATGTTTTTTATGCACCTGAACTTGAAAGTGTCTCAGAAACTAGAGCTAAGCTTCTTCAACGTCGAAGAGAAGTAGCTATACGTATAAGAAAAAATCAACAAGATGTATTAAATCTAAATACTGATAAATTTGTTCCAAA AGAACAatataatagaagaaaaaaaacaccTGCTTTACCACTGACACAAGAGCGCCTCTGGCAACAATATCCTGGAGaaacattattttctatttatgaTGGTATACCACAAAGTCTAGATCCAAGGCCAATATGTGAACCTAGTCTACCATCAACATCATCTGAATATCAAGAGGATACTGCATCTAATTCATTGCAAAGTCCCTATTATCCAACTGAAGCTATTATTATTCAAGCAAGTGAATTTAAAGAAACTACGTCAAAATTGGACTGtgtaagaaacaaaagaaaaaattacaagGGACagtctattaataataatctcaAAGTTAGAGTTATCAAACCACAAATTGTCAATACAAGTGCTATAGCAAAATGGGATACTTcaaataagaatatattttctaatccAAAGAAGGCtcagaataatataattattaaattaataccaAAAagtgaaaatgagaaaaaaaggaTTGTGATAAAAGATCCAAG TGTTACCCAGTTAGTACAACCAAGTGAAAATCTGCAGTTGTCAATTGAGAAAGCCAAATCTCAGGTACGAGCAGCAATGCAAATGAACAACAAGGAAAATCCATGA
- the LOC100647341 gene encoding uncharacterized protein LOC100647341 isoform X2, with the protein MGNYVNKFFPRNTEAYNNKMEKEEIRCPSSTDEVTLEKDIMETPPIVRKTLIDPRSITSGINRTPIEVNCTPLGTNKKMISAIPKHLQTKRYLETDIDKIMLCLTPVKHFMPKAIDIPKVQLPTTEDKGADIPLTPTTSNLNNEKVITDIEKERFNILGLDPRSPAANFDRTPILMPKSIKRLRARSQEFLHRAGSYDTDIFYPKFSYCETSSQFNVTEVQALPSLTATDVKSLNSVINDCDNKSKSPELLYSSHSSGNESTSAIAKEELEDQNEFQRISGQNKFNGVCVKKDIEEKKTCVTSNDIIKVWRDSLILDESQALETSELDNVQIIEEKIAQVSKEEVIITFDDDNIAKLANFESEKTKIDTIRKKKKNLKSEVKIPIDEKKFSNSINKDGSESTKIRTPLGNRSNNGQVQTLLIKSPQQVFRNKGIASKILQENTPPHKKHITKSKLGGIQWDPDSTVII; encoded by the exons ATGGGAAATTATGTTAATAAGTTTTTCCCTCGTAATACTGAGGCTTATAAcaataaaatggaaaaagaagaaataagatGTCCATCATCTACTGATGAAGTAACTCTTGAGAAAGACATTATGGAAACTCCACCAATAGTTCGTAAAACATTAATTGATCCTAGATCAATAACAAGTGGAATAAATCGTACACCAATAGAA GTGAATTGTACACCACttggaacaaataaaaaaatgatatcaGCAATTCCAAAACATTTACAGACTAAACGATATTTGGAAACAGATATAGATAAAATAATGCTATGTTTAACTCCAGTAAAACATTTTATGCCAAAAGCAATAGATATTCCAAAAGTGCAACTGCCAACAACG GAAGATAAAGGTGCTGATATTCCTTTAACACCGACAACTAgtaatttaaataatgaaaaggTAATTACTGATATAGAAAAGGAACGTTTTAATATCTTGGGACTTGATCCTCGATCTCCAGCTGCAAATTTTGACAGAACGCCAATTTTAATGCCAAAATCTATAAAACGTTTAAGAGCAAGATCTCAAGAATTTTTACATAGAGCTGGTAGTTACGATACAGATATATTTTATCCAAAATTTTCATATTGTGAAACATCATCACAATTCAATGTTACTGAAGTACAGGCTTTACCTAGTTTAACCGCAACTGATGTAAAATCTTTGAATTCAGTCATTAATGATTGCGATAACAAATCCAAATCACctgaattattatattctagTCATTCATCTGGAAATGAATCTACTTCAGCAATTG CAAAGGAAGAATTGGAAGATCAGAATGAATTTCAAAGAATCTCAGGGCAAAACAAGTTCAATGGTGTATGTGTGAAGAAGGatatagaagaaaagaaaacatgtGTTACTAGTAATGATATAATTAAAGTATGGAGAGATTCATTGATATTGGATGAGTCTCAAGCACTAGAAACAAGTGAATTAGACAATGTACAAATTATTGAAGAAAAAATAGCACAAGTATCTAAAGAAGAAGTAATTATAACATTTGATGATGATAATATAGCAAAACTAGCTAATTTTGAAAGTGAAAAAACTAAAATAGATacaattagaaaaaagaaaaaaaatctaaaatcaGAAGTGAAAATTCCAATagatgaaaagaaattttctaattctatTAATAAAGATGGAAGTGAATCTACAAAG attCGAACTCCTCTCGGAAATCGTTCAAATAATGGACAAGTACaaacattattaataaaatcacCACAACAGGTATTTAGGAACAAAGGTATTGCCTCAAAAATATTGCAAGAAAACACACCACCACACAAGAAACATATTACAAAATCGAAATTAGGTGGTATACAGTGGGATCCAGATTCAACAGTTATCATTTAg